The following proteins are encoded in a genomic region of Bacteroidota bacterium:
- a CDS encoding SBBP repeat-containing protein, giving the protein MKKSTLQAVVFCAAMICSATAGMAQIPTLWTQRYNAPPDNTDESRCVVVDNSGNVIVTGYAFNSSGNLDAVTIKYNAAGVLQWVRNFDRGINDNDQATRCAVDASGNVYVTGSSRGASSGVDLLVVKYDPAGTELWSAFYNGSSNSTDEGKAISVDASGNIYVCGYETASGFTYDMVTVKFNASGTQQWANVYNGTASGNDEATDLVLDASGNVYITGYTEVSNAPLNNDYITIKYNPAGQQQWLTTYNGSSNDNDYGRAIALDPNNNVLVTGYSFETNNWFDMLTVKYNNAGVQQWTARYNNAANRYEEAWDITSDINGNVYVVGQSQAVGNNSTPPDFATIKYNSAGAQQWVSRYNGPGNDNDRAYSVAVDDSLNVYASGVSKSLVNEDFATVKYSPSGAQVWVVRYNGTGNLVDQSNSMVVKNGDVYVTGNSDNAANTDFLTIRYSYQVIGFEELQSPEVSMSLYPNPAADVLTIRYETLEPVSSQLRLQVFDAAGRIVSDLIQPLAWDPNYGVFTVPVSALAKGVYVVRLIDEQGVSYGQSKLTVQ; this is encoded by the coding sequence ATGAAAAAATCTACTCTTCAGGCAGTTGTTTTTTGCGCTGCCATGATCTGTTCGGCCACGGCTGGTATGGCTCAGATTCCTACACTGTGGACACAACGTTACAATGCTCCCCCCGATAATACCGATGAATCACGGTGTGTGGTGGTGGATAATTCGGGGAATGTAATTGTTACCGGTTATGCATTTAACAGCAGCGGCAATCTTGATGCGGTAACTATTAAATACAATGCGGCAGGAGTGTTGCAGTGGGTGCGCAATTTTGATCGCGGTATTAACGATAACGATCAGGCCACGCGCTGTGCGGTTGATGCAAGCGGTAATGTGTATGTAACCGGCTCTTCACGCGGCGCATCCAGCGGGGTTGATTTGCTGGTGGTGAAATACGATCCGGCAGGCACTGAACTCTGGTCGGCCTTTTACAACGGCTCAAGCAATTCAACCGATGAGGGGAAGGCCATTTCCGTAGATGCTTCGGGCAATATATACGTGTGCGGCTATGAAACGGCCAGCGGCTTTACGTATGATATGGTTACAGTGAAGTTCAACGCATCGGGCACGCAGCAGTGGGCTAACGTATATAACGGCACCGCATCCGGCAACGACGAAGCTACCGATCTGGTGCTTGATGCAAGCGGCAACGTGTACATTACCGGTTATACCGAAGTAAGTAACGCGCCGTTGAATAACGATTACATTACCATTAAGTACAACCCGGCCGGGCAGCAGCAATGGCTTACTACCTATAACGGCAGCAGCAATGATAACGATTACGGACGTGCCATTGCGCTGGATCCGAACAACAATGTGCTGGTTACCGGTTACAGCTTTGAAACCAACAACTGGTTTGATATGCTTACCGTGAAATACAACAATGCGGGCGTACAGCAATGGACGGCACGCTACAACAATGCAGCCAACCGCTACGAAGAAGCGTGGGATATTACTTCAGATATTAATGGCAATGTGTATGTAGTTGGCCAGAGCCAGGCTGTGGGAAACAACAGCACTCCGCCTGATTTTGCCACCATTAAATACAACAGCGCCGGTGCACAGCAGTGGGTGTCACGCTATAACGGCCCCGGCAATGATAACGACCGCGCATATAGCGTGGCTGTTGATGATTCGCTTAATGTATATGCTTCTGGCGTGAGCAAAAGCCTTGTAAATGAAGACTTTGCTACCGTAAAATACAGCCCTTCCGGGGCACAGGTGTGGGTGGTGCGCTACAATGGCACCGGTAACCTGGTGGATCAGTCGAACAGCATGGTGGTGAAAAACGGCGATGTGTATGTAACCGGCAACAGCGACAACGCGGCCAATACAGATTTTCTTACAATCCGCTACAGCTATCAGGTAATTGGCTTTGAGGAATTACAAAGCCCGGAGGTGAGCATGTCGCTTTATCCCAATCCGGCAGCAGATGTACTCACAATTCGTTACGAAACGCTGGAGCCGGTGAGCAGCCAGCTGCGTTTACAAGTGTTCGACGCAGCCGGGCGTATAGTAAGTGATCTGATTCAGCCGCTGGCATGGGATCCGAATTATGGGGTATTTACCGTGCCTGTTTCGGCTTTGGCTAAGGGTGTTTACGTGGTTCGCCTCATTGATGAACAGGGGGTGTCTTACGGACAATCGAAACTTACTGTGCAGTAG